A portion of the Lolium rigidum isolate FL_2022 chromosome 1, APGP_CSIRO_Lrig_0.1, whole genome shotgun sequence genome contains these proteins:
- the LOC124683713 gene encoding uncharacterized protein LOC124683713, translating to MAVHGGIAMAPTAPRLPPAASMATRRTWSAASPTMPTRRIRIIPSRLLVVASAQSNFSEAVQTAWRVGKDAVDTGSSLVPSSVPRPVARIGVTFLAVSVGLFLLKSVISTALFVLAMMGLIYFAFLAMNPKEGSSSVDKGDNLSDDPAEEARRIMEKYK from the exons ATGGCCGTCCACGGCGGTATAGCCATGGCTCCTACCGCCCcacggcttcctccggcggcctcCATGGCTACTCGCCGGACTTGGTCAGCCGCTTCCCCTACCATGCCCACGCGCCGGATACGCATCATCCCCTCgcgcctcctcgtcgtcgcctccGCGCAGTCCAACTTCTCCGAAG CTGTTCAGACAGCATGGAGGGTTGGCAAGGATGCCGTTGACACTGGAAGTTCTCTTGTCCCA AGTTCAGTTCCACGGCCAGTTGCTAGGATAGGCGTTACATTCCTGGCGGTGTCGGTCGGCCTTTTTCTTCTCAAGTCCGTTATCTCCACTGCATTGTTTGTGCTG GCGATGATGGGGCTTATATATTTCGCCTTCCTGGCAATGAacccaaaagagggatctagtagtGTGGACAAAGGAGACAATCTATCGGATGACCCTGCCGAAGAAGCCCGACGTATAATGGAGAAATACAAGTGA